The proteins below are encoded in one region of Acidithiobacillus ferrooxidans ATCC 23270:
- a CDS encoding TorD/DmsD family molecular chaperone, which translates to MSSPATEAGMYAEAWRFIAMALAEPAADSTELISEQPYQPEWLTPALGELATVALDAWQGEHTRLFTFPAVCPPFASPFLEDGMLDGYRAGELERFYGQFDLAIQGLPADYLGTMAEFIGFFLEKDDTSAAADFYREYLADWLDRFCDCLEGHAEFTFYRELAGEIRRQARGLRP; encoded by the coding sequence ATGTCCTCACCAGCCACTGAAGCGGGTATGTATGCGGAGGCCTGGCGCTTTATCGCCATGGCCCTGGCCGAGCCCGCCGCCGACTCCACGGAGTTGATCAGCGAACAACCCTATCAGCCGGAGTGGTTGACCCCGGCCTTGGGGGAATTGGCCACAGTGGCCCTGGACGCCTGGCAGGGTGAGCATACCCGGCTGTTCACCTTCCCTGCCGTCTGTCCGCCCTTCGCCTCCCCCTTCCTGGAGGACGGCATGCTGGACGGTTACCGCGCCGGCGAACTGGAGCGTTTTTATGGCCAGTTTGATCTCGCCATTCAGGGATTGCCTGCAGATTACCTGGGTACCATGGCGGAGTTCATCGGCTTTTTTCTCGAAAAGGACGACACGTCCGCGGCGGCCGATTTTTACCGGGAATACCTGGCGGACTGGCTGGATCGTTTCTGCGACTGCCTGGAAGGGCATGCCGAGTTCACGTTCTATCGAGAGTTGGCTGGCGAAATCCGCCGTCAGGCTAGAGGATTGCGCCCATGA
- a CDS encoding ABC transporter ATP-binding protein, whose amino-acid sequence MEIRYQLETPVTLDIQMQVRDFTVLLGLSGEGKTMLLKAIAGLIPARGHPFGGLAAERRPIGYLPQGYALFPHLRAWENVAFPLPRGAGRRTQAMDLLARVGLADLAERYRAALSGGQRQRVALARALARRPELLLLDEPTSALDMATRDEILDELIREVHDFGVPVLAVSHDPHLAMLADHMAVLLGGRIVQEGPPRAVFARPATVGAARLLGFRNFLVGRIEEATEAGMVVAGSGWRLRTGFRYGMHPGMPVTVAIRSEDLVPGDVLGVPAPNALKLKVVSLREEGVALRVRMDGACSLDMLLSRLQCEGRSLAPGALLWVQVAPGHVHVMTEVE is encoded by the coding sequence ATGGAAATTCGTTACCAGTTGGAAACGCCGGTCACTCTGGATATCCAGATGCAGGTGCGGGATTTCACCGTCCTGCTCGGTCTATCCGGAGAGGGCAAGACGATGCTGCTCAAGGCCATCGCCGGTTTGATTCCGGCGCGTGGGCATCCCTTCGGTGGCCTTGCTGCCGAGCGGCGCCCCATTGGCTATTTGCCCCAGGGTTATGCGCTTTTTCCGCACCTGCGGGCCTGGGAAAACGTCGCCTTTCCGCTGCCAAGGGGTGCGGGCCGCCGCACGCAGGCTATGGATTTGCTTGCGCGCGTGGGGCTTGCCGACCTGGCGGAGCGTTATCGTGCGGCCCTCTCCGGCGGGCAACGTCAGCGGGTGGCGCTCGCCCGCGCTCTGGCCCGGCGTCCGGAGCTGCTGCTGCTGGACGAGCCTACCTCGGCGCTGGACATGGCCACCCGCGACGAGATTCTGGACGAACTCATCCGGGAGGTCCACGATTTTGGAGTGCCGGTGCTGGCGGTGAGCCACGATCCGCACCTGGCGATGCTCGCAGATCACATGGCAGTGCTGTTGGGTGGGCGTATTGTGCAGGAAGGCCCTCCCCGTGCGGTGTTTGCACGACCCGCCACTGTGGGAGCGGCGCGTTTGCTGGGGTTTCGTAATTTCCTGGTGGGGCGCATTGAGGAGGCAACGGAAGCCGGAATGGTGGTGGCTGGATCTGGCTGGCGTCTGCGTACCGGTTTTCGGTATGGCATGCATCCGGGTATGCCGGTGACCGTGGCCATTCGTTCCGAGGATCTCGTGCCGGGCGACGTTTTGGGCGTCCCAGCGCCGAATGCACTGAAATTGAAGGTCGTGAGCCTTCGGGAGGAGGGTGTTGCCTTGCGCGTCAGAATGGACGGGGCTTGTTCTTTGGATATGCTGTTATCACGCTTGCAATGCGAAGGCAGGTCTCTGGCGCCAGGCGCCCTACTTTGGGTACAGGTGGCACCAGGGCATGTACATGTGATGACCGAAGTAGAGTAG
- a CDS encoding UvrD-helicase domain-containing protein, which produces MAELNPPQQEAVTHIHGPLLVLAGAGSGKTRVITRKIVHLIREQQVAPRHICAVTFTNKAAREMKSRVGEALQGHSSRGLMVSTFHHLGLQILRKDIERLGYRGNFSVIDPGDSLGMVRNLLREANGPSDLAEAIQSRISRFKNDGIFPEEARADDRLGQEAAHIYTTYQRSLSACNAVDLDDLILLPIRLLQDDAEARYAWQDRIRYLLVDEYQDSNGAQYRLIKSLLGTRHNLTAVGDDDQSIYSWRGAAADNLDRLAQDFPNLKVVKLEQNYRSTGRILQAANTVIAQNPHFFEKRLWSTLGDGHSIRALRCANETDEAEQVVNAILRDRFQRQGEYRDYAILYRSNHQARPFETALRNARIPYQISGGISFFERSEIKDFLSYLRLLVNPDDDPAFLRAVNTPRRSIGSSTLERLGAFAKERNLSLFAALWDDALDVPDKARIALHGFAGWVNLKTDEIGKTELIPALQSLPEEIGYLQYLQNEGDEKDAARRWENIQELLNWMQRLQEQDEGPQTLAEILNRLMLFHVLEREEDDDRDVLRLSTLHAAKGLEFPQVFLVGAEEELLPHRNSETLEQIQEERRLFYVGMTRARFRLTLSLCRKRRRYGQDVHPEPSRFLQEIPKEHLDWQGDQNPEEEMDPTAAFAHLRAMLGKT; this is translated from the coding sequence ATGGCTGAGCTCAATCCGCCACAGCAGGAAGCCGTAACACACATCCACGGTCCCCTGCTGGTGCTGGCCGGGGCCGGGTCGGGCAAGACCCGGGTCATCACCCGGAAAATCGTCCATCTCATCCGGGAGCAACAGGTCGCACCCAGGCATATCTGCGCGGTGACCTTCACCAACAAGGCCGCCCGTGAAATGAAGAGCCGCGTCGGGGAGGCCTTGCAGGGCCATAGCAGCCGCGGCCTGATGGTCTCCACCTTTCATCATCTGGGCCTGCAGATCCTGCGTAAAGACATCGAGCGCCTGGGTTATCGCGGCAACTTCAGCGTCATTGACCCCGGCGATAGCCTGGGGATGGTGCGTAATCTGCTCCGCGAGGCCAATGGCCCCAGCGATCTCGCCGAAGCCATCCAGTCCCGCATCTCCCGCTTCAAGAATGACGGCATCTTTCCCGAGGAGGCACGTGCCGACGACCGTCTCGGCCAGGAGGCTGCCCATATCTATACGACCTATCAGCGTTCCCTCAGCGCCTGCAACGCCGTGGATCTGGATGACCTCATCCTCTTGCCCATCCGTCTGCTACAGGACGATGCGGAGGCCCGTTATGCCTGGCAGGACCGTATCCGCTACCTGCTGGTGGATGAATATCAGGACAGCAACGGCGCACAGTACCGGCTGATAAAAAGCCTGCTGGGCACCCGCCACAACCTGACCGCAGTGGGAGACGACGACCAGAGCATCTACTCCTGGCGGGGTGCGGCTGCCGACAACCTGGATCGGCTGGCGCAAGATTTCCCCAACCTCAAGGTGGTCAAACTGGAGCAGAACTATCGTTCCACCGGCCGCATTCTCCAGGCCGCCAATACGGTCATCGCGCAAAATCCCCACTTCTTCGAAAAACGCCTGTGGAGCACCCTGGGCGATGGCCACAGCATCCGCGCCCTGCGCTGCGCCAACGAGACGGACGAGGCGGAGCAAGTGGTCAATGCCATTCTCCGCGACCGCTTTCAGCGGCAGGGTGAATACCGCGATTACGCCATACTGTACCGCAGCAACCATCAGGCCCGTCCCTTTGAAACGGCCCTGCGCAATGCCCGGATTCCATACCAGATATCCGGCGGGATCTCGTTCTTTGAACGCAGTGAAATCAAGGATTTTCTGTCCTATCTGCGGCTACTGGTCAATCCCGATGATGATCCCGCCTTTTTGCGGGCGGTCAACACGCCACGCCGGAGCATCGGCAGCAGCACCCTGGAACGCCTGGGTGCCTTCGCCAAGGAGCGTAATCTCTCGCTCTTCGCCGCACTTTGGGACGATGCGCTGGATGTTCCCGACAAGGCGCGCATCGCCCTGCACGGCTTCGCCGGCTGGGTGAATCTCAAAACGGACGAAATCGGCAAGACCGAGCTCATCCCCGCCCTACAGAGTCTGCCGGAAGAAATCGGCTACCTGCAATATCTGCAGAATGAAGGAGATGAAAAAGACGCCGCGCGCCGCTGGGAGAATATTCAGGAGCTTTTGAACTGGATGCAACGCCTGCAGGAACAGGATGAAGGCCCGCAAACCCTTGCGGAGATCCTCAACCGCCTGATGCTCTTCCATGTGCTGGAGCGTGAGGAGGATGACGATCGCGATGTGTTGCGCCTGTCCACCCTGCACGCGGCCAAGGGTCTGGAGTTCCCCCAGGTGTTTCTGGTTGGCGCGGAGGAGGAACTGCTGCCCCACCGCAACAGCGAAACCCTGGAGCAGATTCAGGAAGAACGCCGCCTCTTTTACGTGGGCATGACCCGCGCCCGCTTCCGCCTGACCCTCAGCCTTTGCCGTAAACGTCGCCGCTACGGCCAGGATGTCCATCCGGAACCCTCCCGCTTCCTCCAGGAAATCCCCAAAGAACATCTGGACTGGCAGGGCGACCAGAACCCAGAAGAAGAAATGGACCCCACCGCCGCTTTCGCCCATCTGCGGGCGATGCTCGGCAAGACCTGA
- a CDS encoding ABC transporter permease — MSHRAAVGIGTGRQPSARWIATATAATVLTFLLAPFAALVFATDWHDFHFAPGDLAAIRVSLFYSALALVLVVLAGTPLAWWLAHYHYRGKWLVDALLLLPLLTPPLAMGILLSSFYGPYSAVGGLFSQAGLYLTNTAPAFVLAQIYGAMPYYVLAARAAFEGVPEELEQISRTLGRNRWQTFWWVTLPLARLGLTAGVALAWVRAMGEFGIVLIVAYFPQGIPVKLWVNLEDMGLSAVYPLLWVFFLVAVPLPLWLGLRSRRQGMF; from the coding sequence TTGAGCCATAGGGCGGCCGTAGGGATTGGCACAGGACGCCAGCCATCGGCGCGCTGGATAGCGACGGCGACCGCTGCCACCGTCCTGACGTTTCTGCTGGCGCCTTTCGCGGCGCTGGTTTTCGCCACGGACTGGCACGATTTTCATTTTGCGCCCGGCGACCTCGCCGCCATCCGGGTTTCCCTGTTTTACAGTGCCCTGGCTCTGGTGCTGGTGGTGCTGGCAGGAACACCGCTCGCATGGTGGTTGGCGCATTATCATTACCGCGGCAAATGGCTGGTGGATGCGCTGCTGCTGTTGCCGCTACTGACCCCACCCCTGGCCATGGGCATTTTGCTGAGTTCCTTTTACGGACCTTACTCAGCAGTGGGTGGCCTGTTCAGTCAGGCGGGGCTCTACCTGACCAATACCGCCCCGGCGTTCGTGCTGGCGCAGATTTACGGGGCCATGCCCTACTATGTGCTGGCCGCCCGTGCTGCTTTTGAGGGGGTTCCGGAAGAACTGGAGCAGATCAGTCGCACCCTGGGCCGCAACCGCTGGCAGACTTTCTGGTGGGTGACGCTGCCGCTGGCCCGTCTGGGACTGACGGCCGGGGTGGCTCTGGCCTGGGTGCGTGCCATGGGCGAGTTCGGCATCGTGCTCATCGTGGCGTATTTCCCGCAGGGCATTCCGGTCAAGCTTTGGGTCAATCTGGAGGATATGGGGCTGAGTGCGGTTTACCCTCTGCTCTGGGTATTTTTTCTGGTCGCTGTGCCTTTACCTTTGTGGCTGGGGTTGCGCTCGCGCCGACAGGGAATGTTCTGA
- the lgt gene encoding prolipoprotein diacylglyceryl transferase gives MLHFPDINTVGFQLGPITIHWYGLLEIISFVIATVWLIRRGRMAHWNWRKEQVVDLEFYVAVGAILGGRVGYVLWYNLPYYLANPVKMLAIWDGGMSFHGGLLGVVIACWVFARLHEQHAFLPTLDFIAPAVPIGLGLGRLANFINDQLFGRVSHLPWAMVFPSGGPQPRQPSQLYEFLLEGVLLLLILAIYSRKARPAGAVGGMFVFLYGVFRFAAEYARQPDIQLGFVLGPYTMGQVLSVPMIILGPVVIWWAYKGGFSESPESIPAVDK, from the coding sequence ATGCTGCATTTTCCGGATATCAACACCGTCGGCTTCCAGCTCGGCCCTATCACCATCCACTGGTATGGCCTGCTGGAGATCATCAGCTTTGTTATCGCCACCGTCTGGCTCATCCGGCGCGGCCGCATGGCGCACTGGAACTGGCGCAAAGAGCAGGTCGTCGACCTGGAATTCTATGTGGCCGTCGGCGCCATTCTGGGCGGACGGGTGGGTTACGTGCTCTGGTACAACCTTCCCTATTATCTTGCCAATCCGGTAAAGATGCTGGCCATATGGGATGGCGGCATGTCTTTTCACGGCGGTCTGCTGGGTGTCGTCATCGCCTGCTGGGTATTTGCGCGACTCCATGAGCAACATGCCTTTCTGCCCACTCTGGACTTTATCGCGCCGGCCGTGCCCATTGGCTTGGGTCTGGGACGCCTCGCCAACTTCATCAACGATCAGCTTTTTGGCCGCGTCAGTCACCTGCCCTGGGCCATGGTCTTCCCCTCTGGTGGTCCGCAACCCAGGCAACCCTCGCAACTTTACGAGTTTCTGCTGGAGGGCGTTCTACTCCTTCTGATTCTCGCCATCTACAGTCGCAAAGCCCGTCCCGCCGGCGCAGTTGGCGGGATGTTCGTTTTCCTTTACGGCGTCTTCCGGTTTGCCGCGGAATATGCGCGGCAGCCGGATATCCAACTGGGCTTTGTCCTTGGTCCTTATACCATGGGTCAGGTACTGTCCGTACCCATGATCATTCTCGGCCCGGTGGTGATCTGGTGGGCCTATAAGGGCGGCTTTTCCGAATCCCCTGAAAGCATACCGGCAGTCGACAAATAG
- a CDS encoding 4Fe-4S dicluster domain-containing protein, with translation MTKYAMLINLDTCVGCNACMAACAMENQTPVWNPEKYRTYVYDEEIEIGDKFLRQFFPKLCNHCDNPPCVSVCPTGATWKEANGIVRVNPDICMGCQACAMACPYDARYPADSNDIDKGLGYYGKDFLKRTVPSIDKCDFCYDRLQQGLEPACVETCVAHARIFGDLDNPNDLITKVVATGKAQGLLTELGTGPNIYYIHKLPEDLV, from the coding sequence ATGACCAAATATGCCATGCTCATCAATCTGGATACCTGCGTCGGCTGCAATGCCTGTATGGCCGCTTGCGCCATGGAAAACCAGACGCCCGTGTGGAATCCGGAAAAATACCGCACCTATGTGTACGACGAAGAAATTGAAATCGGGGATAAGTTCCTCCGCCAGTTTTTTCCCAAGCTCTGTAACCATTGCGACAACCCGCCCTGTGTGAGCGTCTGCCCGACTGGCGCCACCTGGAAGGAGGCCAACGGCATCGTCCGCGTCAACCCCGACATCTGCATGGGTTGCCAAGCCTGTGCCATGGCCTGCCCCTACGATGCTCGCTACCCTGCCGACAGCAACGATATCGACAAGGGACTGGGCTATTACGGCAAGGACTTTCTCAAACGTACCGTGCCCAGCATCGATAAATGCGACTTCTGCTACGACCGCCTGCAGCAAGGCCTGGAGCCCGCCTGCGTGGAAACCTGCGTAGCCCACGCCCGCATTTTCGGTGACCTGGACAACCCCAACGATCTCATCACCAAGGTGGTCGCGACCGGCAAGGCTCAGGGTCTGCTCACCGAACTGGGCACCGGCCCCAATATTTACTACATCCACAAGCTTCCGGAGGATCTCGTATGA
- a CDS encoding MarR family winged helix-turn-helix transcriptional regulator, whose amino-acid sequence MNDDLLQEGFALALHESARAWRHALDRRLKSLGLSQASWMSIAFLARAKTPLTQSELAHRLLVEGPTVVAMVDRLQHAGLVRREIAPEDRRVRRVSLTPEGQTVYAEVKRIAGAFRQEMLDGLDAAELQQAKDLLQRLQRIIEKSGR is encoded by the coding sequence ATGAACGATGATCTGTTGCAGGAAGGCTTTGCCCTGGCCCTGCATGAGAGCGCCAGAGCCTGGCGCCACGCGCTGGATCGTCGCCTGAAGAGCCTGGGACTGAGCCAGGCGAGCTGGATGAGCATCGCCTTTCTGGCGCGCGCCAAAACTCCCCTGACCCAGAGCGAACTCGCACATCGCCTCTTGGTGGAAGGGCCGACGGTGGTGGCCATGGTGGACCGCTTGCAACACGCGGGATTGGTACGCCGCGAGATCGCCCCGGAAGACCGGCGTGTCCGGCGGGTATCGCTGACCCCTGAGGGACAAACCGTATATGCGGAAGTGAAGCGCATCGCAGGTGCGTTTCGCCAAGAAATGCTGGATGGCCTGGACGCCGCGGAGTTGCAACAGGCGAAAGACCTTCTGCAGCGTTTGCAGCGCATTATCGAGAAAAGCGGCCGATGA
- a CDS encoding universal stress protein encodes MFQKILVAYDGSPSSEVALGQGAELARLGRSELHLFGVIVSTGGMAIGQAAGAEDVLGREGNAIRSSLDAVAGTLHAEGLRVVTQTAEGSPAEEIARYALQTGADLLVIGHIPHFSLGHWLQGSVAKALLRELPCSILVAKER; translated from the coding sequence ATGTTTCAGAAGATTCTGGTGGCTTATGACGGCAGCCCATCGAGCGAGGTAGCGCTCGGTCAGGGCGCGGAACTCGCGCGTCTGGGGCGAAGTGAACTGCATCTCTTCGGCGTCATCGTCAGTACCGGCGGCATGGCCATTGGTCAGGCGGCGGGGGCGGAGGATGTGTTGGGGCGAGAAGGCAATGCCATCCGCAGCAGTCTGGATGCCGTCGCGGGTACGCTCCATGCAGAAGGCCTGAGGGTGGTGACGCAAACGGCTGAGGGCAGCCCTGCTGAAGAGATTGCCCGTTACGCATTGCAAACGGGTGCCGACCTGCTGGTCATCGGGCATATTCCGCATTTTTCCTTGGGACACTGGCTGCAGGGGTCGGTCGCCAAAGCGCTGCTGCGAGAGTTGCCTTGCAGCATTCTGGTAGCAAAAGAGCGCTGA
- the hybE gene encoding [NiFe]-hydrogenase assembly chaperone HybE, with translation MNWQLVADRDNMAQTLEKVFAGWHQRCFANSPNVHPGLSVEIRDLQEVQDWYLAYLLTPIALYRLAMPLRVPDIPLPEGWSAAARVDQPCTGLGPALGLKIPGVLGQGHLQYLPEIGHFLWQPLVQNLRRYPDAAAVFAAWEGVIDHRRKTRASMQEQQRCDRRDFLRRLMPAPREP, from the coding sequence ATGAACTGGCAACTCGTGGCGGATCGCGACAATATGGCGCAGACCCTGGAGAAGGTATTTGCCGGCTGGCATCAACGGTGCTTTGCAAACAGCCCCAACGTCCATCCGGGACTCTCTGTCGAGATACGGGATTTGCAAGAAGTACAGGACTGGTATCTGGCCTATCTTCTGACGCCCATCGCTCTCTATCGCCTGGCGATGCCCCTCAGAGTCCCCGACATTCCCCTGCCCGAAGGCTGGTCTGCCGCCGCTCGGGTGGATCAGCCCTGTACCGGCCTTGGTCCCGCCCTGGGTCTGAAGATTCCCGGCGTGCTCGGGCAGGGCCACCTCCAATACCTGCCAGAGATCGGGCATTTTCTTTGGCAACCGCTGGTCCAGAACCTGCGCCGCTATCCTGACGCCGCCGCCGTGTTTGCGGCCTGGGAGGGCGTAATCGACCACCGCCGCAAAACTCGCGCCAGCATGCAGGAACAACAGCGCTGTGATCGCCGCGATTTTCTGCGGCGGCTGATGCCGGCGCCCAGGGAGCCATAA
- the rpsT gene encoding 30S ribosomal protein S20: protein MANTAQARKRVLQNEKRRLHNASLRSRLRTYVKGVLKAVHVGDQEQARSALRAAESVIDKTVGKGVAHRNMAARTKSRLSARVKAMGNAAQ, encoded by the coding sequence TTGGCCAATACAGCTCAGGCGCGCAAGCGCGTATTACAAAATGAAAAGCGGCGCCTGCATAATGCCAGCCTGCGGTCGCGCTTGCGCACCTATGTGAAGGGTGTGCTGAAGGCCGTACATGTCGGTGATCAAGAGCAGGCACGCAGCGCACTGCGCGCCGCGGAGTCGGTCATCGACAAGACGGTTGGCAAGGGCGTGGCGCATCGCAACATGGCAGCCCGCACCAAGAGCCGGCTCTCGGCTCGTGTCAAGGCGATGGGTAACGCCGCCCAGTAA
- the nrfD gene encoding NrfD/PsrC family molybdoenzyme membrane anchor subunit → MNSVHFATSLIVQDRWATLVAAYLFLGGLGAALIALSLFSHLYFRANRAVTLWGTLAGEAFLGVGSALLLIDLLHPLNVWEILMPWNPFFLPWSWIAWGTQFIVWAMVFGLLYVWPLMIDEPWFRRLPLVGRWLNFWFELPLIKLVGVWAQKLRTPIAWLAILCGVGTAVYTGLLLRSFPAATLWANDLVPPLFTVSAFSTALAFQLLVLYGVLHQHDALARWYERLDMLLIAVEIVLIFSIMLVILPSNLSGQATLHILLHSWGWIIGFLIIGLILPFLLEIKGTFNGWKGSAPVILTACMVLLGGFLLRHYFLASGVYVFPWANAGHDGVLGAGIYHVLTSH, encoded by the coding sequence ATGAACTCGGTCCATTTTGCTACCAGTCTCATTGTTCAGGACCGCTGGGCGACGCTGGTCGCGGCCTATCTTTTCCTCGGTGGTCTAGGTGCAGCCCTCATTGCCCTGAGCCTCTTCAGTCATCTCTATTTCCGGGCCAACCGGGCCGTCACCCTCTGGGGTACCCTGGCGGGAGAGGCTTTTCTGGGCGTTGGCTCCGCCCTGCTGCTGATCGATCTGCTTCACCCCCTCAATGTCTGGGAAATCCTGATGCCCTGGAATCCCTTCTTCCTGCCCTGGTCCTGGATCGCCTGGGGTACCCAGTTCATCGTCTGGGCGATGGTTTTCGGCCTGCTCTACGTCTGGCCGCTGATGATCGACGAACCATGGTTCCGCCGCCTGCCGCTGGTGGGACGCTGGCTGAATTTCTGGTTCGAACTGCCACTGATCAAACTGGTGGGCGTCTGGGCGCAGAAACTGCGCACCCCCATTGCCTGGCTGGCCATCCTCTGCGGAGTAGGTACCGCCGTGTATACAGGGTTGCTGCTTCGCTCCTTCCCGGCGGCAACCCTCTGGGCCAATGACCTGGTGCCGCCTTTGTTCACCGTTTCCGCTTTCTCCACGGCACTCGCCTTTCAATTGCTGGTACTGTACGGCGTACTGCATCAGCATGACGCCCTGGCCCGCTGGTATGAGCGTCTGGACATGCTCCTCATAGCCGTTGAAATCGTGCTGATTTTCAGCATCATGCTGGTCATTTTGCCGAGCAATCTCAGCGGTCAGGCCACACTGCACATCCTCCTGCACAGTTGGGGCTGGATTATAGGCTTCCTGATTATCGGTCTGATTCTGCCCTTCCTGCTGGAGATCAAAGGCACGTTCAATGGTTGGAAGGGCAGCGCTCCGGTGATCCTCACCGCCTGTATGGTGCTGCTGGGCGGCTTCCTGCTCCGTCATTACTTTCTCGCCAGCGGGGTGTACGTCTTCCCTTGGGCCAATGCCGGCCACGACGGTGTACTCGGTGCGGGTATCTATCATGTCCTCACCAGCCACTGA
- a CDS encoding DHA2 family efflux MFS transporter permease subunit: MIVESAALPREGLNRPLITLSIMLATIMQTLDSTIANVALPHMRGSLSASLDQIGWVLTSYIVAAAIATPLTGWLCDRFGQRHVFLASVLGFTLASMWCGISTSLGEIVVARALQGVFGAALVPLSQTVLLDINPREKQGSAMALWGMGVMVGPIIGPTLGGWLTDTMGWRWVFFINVPVGIIAFTGIWRSFPRDAALRRMHFDMAGFISLSLAVGALQLFLDRGQQQNWFASVEIWVEVYIAGLASLYFLYHTWRTPVDRSFFDYRLILNRNYVTGLLFIFIVGLVLFASRALIPTMLQDLMGYTAAAAGWVTAPSGLGTMFAMLIVGRLVGKVDLRLLLAIGFGITAFSLWQMQGYSLVIGEGDVIWPGVWQGLGMGLVFVPLSTATFATLSPEMRANGTAIYSLVRNVGSSIGISLVETLLTRNTQISHAALSTHIDDSNPAFQNPAVASLYNPHDAMGQLLLNTEITRQATMIAYIDDFWLMLVMTLAVFPLLLIIRPPKRGEVVKQEMIVD; the protein is encoded by the coding sequence ATGATCGTGGAAAGCGCCGCGCTCCCTCGGGAAGGATTGAACCGGCCTCTCATCACCCTGTCCATCATGTTGGCCACCATCATGCAGACCCTGGACAGCACCATCGCCAATGTGGCACTGCCCCACATGCGGGGCAGCCTGTCCGCGTCCCTGGACCAGATCGGCTGGGTGCTGACCTCTTACATCGTGGCGGCGGCCATCGCCACACCGCTGACCGGCTGGCTCTGTGACCGTTTCGGCCAGCGTCATGTTTTTCTGGCTTCGGTGCTGGGGTTTACACTGGCCTCCATGTGGTGCGGCATTTCCACCTCGCTGGGGGAAATTGTCGTGGCGCGGGCGTTGCAGGGTGTCTTCGGGGCGGCGCTCGTGCCGCTTTCGCAAACCGTCCTGCTCGACATCAATCCCCGGGAAAAGCAGGGTTCCGCCATGGCCCTGTGGGGCATGGGGGTGATGGTGGGGCCGATCATCGGGCCGACGCTGGGCGGTTGGCTGACGGATACCATGGGCTGGCGTTGGGTGTTTTTCATTAACGTGCCGGTGGGGATCATAGCGTTTACAGGAATCTGGAGGAGCTTCCCCAGGGATGCCGCGCTGCGGCGGATGCACTTTGATATGGCCGGGTTTATCAGTCTGAGTCTGGCTGTCGGGGCCCTGCAGTTGTTCCTGGATCGCGGACAACAGCAGAACTGGTTCGCTTCGGTGGAAATCTGGGTAGAAGTCTATATTGCGGGGTTGGCATCGCTGTATTTCCTCTATCATACCTGGCGCACACCGGTTGACCGTTCCTTCTTCGATTACCGGCTGATCCTCAACCGCAACTATGTCACCGGTCTGCTTTTCATCTTTATCGTCGGACTGGTGCTCTTTGCATCGCGGGCGCTGATCCCCACCATGCTGCAGGATCTGATGGGCTACACCGCGGCGGCGGCAGGTTGGGTGACGGCACCGAGCGGCCTGGGCACCATGTTCGCCATGCTGATCGTCGGGCGACTGGTGGGCAAGGTGGATCTGCGGCTGCTGCTCGCCATCGGTTTCGGGATCACGGCCTTTTCCCTCTGGCAGATGCAGGGCTATAGTCTGGTGATCGGTGAGGGTGATGTGATCTGGCCGGGGGTCTGGCAGGGGCTGGGGATGGGTCTGGTTTTTGTGCCCTTGAGTACCGCCACCTTTGCAACCCTGAGCCCGGAAATGCGGGCCAACGGCACCGCAATCTACAGTCTGGTGCGTAATGTCGGCAGCAGCATCGGGATTTCTCTGGTGGAGACCTTGCTCACCCGCAATACGCAGATTTCCCACGCGGCGCTGAGCACCCACATCGATGACAGTAATCCGGCTTTTCAGAACCCGGCGGTAGCCAGCCTTTATAATCCCCATGACGCCATGGGCCAGCTTCTGCTGAATACGGAAATCACCCGGCAGGCGACGATGATCGCATATATTGATGATTTCTGGCTGATGCTGGTGATGACGCTGGCGGTTTTTCCGCTGCTGCTGATCATTCGCCCGCCCAAGCGAGGCGAGGTGGTGAAACAGGAGATGATTGTGGATTAG